A genome region from Panicum virgatum strain AP13 chromosome 4K, P.virgatum_v5, whole genome shotgun sequence includes the following:
- the LOC120703753 gene encoding uncharacterized protein LOC120703753, producing the protein MTGNRRPTPPLLPTTGQEAAAAGEKEKNESLELGAATAIFALVVLLGWLCLHEAMHPGNVRISISLLLSFATFLCGDALVLVSFSTMGLTEDLVSRCQRAAAKWLRLGCHLMVALTLVSLLALLPGRVHLYLGLAFVTVLIGVQCYYLIWCPARTARAREATDEEQKKLDAASKVTSCVTYSAFGGMVGVVFDASKVSAQAGAGAIDAAAYSAIFFLFASAILGMLVMKVSKMAPEVGGPPPCRQLFIAGVMLANAFLLCTLACAALAASFAVLRCRIFAAFAPLVISAAISLLLLWRGDARRGGRAGGANLRESQEARIKAMEDIASKVMVATLGGIMSVLGGWLGEEDHAKWGAMDVFMVILTSAFVSSFGFTVLVAAPGTARARLAPAARILIWSTVALFAATPVAVYAVEAGTV; encoded by the exons ATGACCGGCAACCGCAGAccgacgccgccgctgctgccgacgACCGGTCAGGAG GCAGCAGCTGCCGGCGAGAAGGAGAAGAACGAGAGCCTCGAATTGGGCGCCGCGACAGCCATCTTCGCGTTGGTCGTCCTGCTCGGCTGGCTGTGCCTCCACGAGGCCATGCACCCGGGCAATGTGCGGATCTCCATCTCCTTGCTGCTGTccttcgcaaccttcctctgcgGCGATGCCCTCGTTCTAGTCAGCTTCAGCACGATGGGCCTCACCGAGGACCTCGTCTCCCGCtgccagcgcgccgccgccaagtgGCTGCGCCTCGGCTGCCACCTGATGGTGGCGCTGACTCTTGTCAGTTTATTGGCGCTCCTTCCAGGACGGGTCCACCTGTACCTCGGGCTGGCCTTTGTTACGGTGCTCATCGGGGTGCAGTGTTACTACCTCATCTGGTGCCCCGCGCGCACCGCCCGTGCCCGCGAGGCGACCGACGAGGAGCAGAAGAAGCTGGACGCCGCGTCAAAGGTTACGTCCTGCGTCACCTACTCCGCCTTCGGCGGCATGGTCGGAGTTGTCTTCGACGCCTCCAAGGTCTCCGCtcaggcgggcgcgggcgccatcGACGCGGCCGCCtactccgccatcttcttccttTTCGCCAGCGCTATCCTCGGCATGCTCGTGATGAAGGTGTCCAAGATGGCGCCGGAGGTCGGCGGTCCTCCGCCATGCCGGCAGCTATTCATCGCGGGGGTAATGCTCGCCAACGCCTTCTTGCTCTGCACGTTGGCATGCGCCGCGTTGGCAGCATCATTCGCGGTGCTGCGGTGCCGCATCTTCGCGGCCTTCGCGCCGCTGGTCATCTCAGCTGCCATCTCCTTGCTACTACTCTGGCGCGGCGacgctcgccgcggcggccgcgccggcggggcGAATCTGCGGGAGAGCCAGGAGGCCCGAATCAAGGCGATGGAGGACATTGCGAGCAAGGTGATGGTGGCGACGCTGGGAGGCATCATGAGCGTCCTCGGTGGATGGCTCGGCGAGGAAGACCACGCCAAGTGGGGCGCTATGGACGTGTTCATGGTCATCCTCACCTCCGCCTTCGTCTCCAGCTTCGGCTTCACGGTGCTCGTCGCGGCGCCGGGCACGGCCAGGGCGCGCCTCGCTCCGGCGGCCAGGATCCTGATCTGGTCGACGGTGGCGTTGTTTGCAGCGACACCTGTTGCCGTGTACGCAGTGGAAGCGGGGACCGT GTGA